The following coding sequences lie in one Fundulus heteroclitus isolate FHET01 chromosome 20, MU-UCD_Fhet_4.1, whole genome shotgun sequence genomic window:
- the LOC105917794 gene encoding ral GTPase-activating protein subunit beta isoform X3, with translation MDQSLKDYVSVLSCFPPSVGRDVAVAVVKPLAAGLGNPSTRSLLRTDRQVKWTMEVLCYGLTLPLDRDTVRLCVDVYTDWMMALVSQRSSTPLPISRDPNLYTQRIVRHLYSLFLPRSDQVSPVHRSLCQQVLCSVQSLARESSVMSRETWETLLHFLLRINHTVLTPPTPSEGISDLSVAVLLEVWLLACSRCFPSRSLWQTFRQMFGSWRHQPAVVEQWSRVAAALTSRLLPQRFGPSYPHFEVPDEDAALVPADMEDERVSHTWFQVLHLFRNPADLTCSVAGSSATSSQDMFERENAHLPGIFFRAMRAVSELVNAFLGTAPVPELELTQNSAWYGVTVRSSEQMDHLLPNTGLTARTHFRHRLPSLGFSVSRGPFRDRLPPYGFSRPRSGSAPPTPVNFPSGPDASPSKSSSPPQKRQLAEHVSKFSSISSTPHHWKSSSPPPRSSPRLAAHPLRCNVDSLLHLFGTWLFDAAFRTSDSDLPCKRTDATVTSEQWAAGRAEACGTLCRIFTCKKTAESIQSVYLSRFYLVLLQSLQDACPPVVVSVLLNSTCLFCCDLRGVNLLLPSFLSVLEMVLLDRDLVQFKGLVSPVDLRRSSIFILLSLMPLPLQLGPVQLQVAPPASNHGSIRAGLTITSTSPVVLQDSGGKMTSDVKAGNFLSYKPRLLSLLIGSLQTEMDTYNVQLLLAAVLNEVHDSAAAEASHTSSGPAQEAGNQYGAASGTSRTRPPTNRTEAAVLWVHGVRLMTQRLTSHWRNDSAVCLSALETLGGLAKVQVQVEDSEKRRAISSVCTYIVFQCSRPPPLHSRDLHSIMVAAFCCLNIWLSHHPVLLQQQGCLLEVLEIVELGISGSKSRQDQRVAWKENKELNPASLRVKEAAEATLSCIMQVSGACTYLDGSLREDTLLLNDSSLKKSRYFVLEGSVILAMLEPKPGPDQDPSPSLLVVFRGPSGHHSWSLQLHLLPRDGRPIQTQETQRTQETQRTQETQRTQRTQRTQETQRTRITEPQPPTADDVGRKCAINQQLAPENMERVPSVAADQSIPPLNHTGTVEQVLERLRATLKIQEHIEAQPQLSGHSIAMATCRPPPPISSFQVTRVFLSHLGLLTPESVKDPGINSVQPALLSLDSSLPGFSDNLRRLDQLPSRNRDCAFVFYMRAGQRKPREILGNVEKQTSVSGRFLDFLSSLGWPEEVGRLQVGRAGRSEFPAVLGDSGGSVFDGRRFILKFADALTWITFIVPSLHTYTADWLRSSEEVGQATVSSSNHRCSETRPSEDIRSCHGVASFFSSDSKLLIVWVESFEDIEKFPLTDLLLETRAQTETSSSNIQVIFIHPLKTGLYRICLHGTTSTKLGLVNPLVDGMVTSRRSLGFLVTEMVSNCSHRWRLESDSAPPPHVRRKHLINDIILGYKSCCSEPAFYSALFHL, from the exons GTGAAGTGGACCATGGAGGTCCTGTGTTACGGTCTCACGCTGCCATTGGACAGAGACACTGTCAGACTCTGTGTGGACGTTTACACTGATTGGATGATGGCACTGGTGTCCCAGCGAAGCTCCACCCCTCTACCTATCAGCAGAGATCCCAACCTGTACACCCAGAGGATCGTTCGACATCTCTACAGCCTCTTCCTGCCCAG GTCAGACCAGGTGAGTCCGGTCCACCGGTCTCTCTGCCAGCAGGTGctgtgttctgttcagtctcTGGCCAGAGAGAGTTCAGTGATGAGCAGAGAAACCTGGGAGACTCTGCTGCACTTCTTGCTGCGCATCAACCACACCGTGCTGACTCCGCCCACTCCTTCAG AAGGCATATCGGACCTGTCCGTGGCCGTCCTCCTGGAGGTGTGGCTGCTGGCGTGTTCTCGCTGTTTTCCATCCCGCTCTCTGTGGCAGACGTTCAGACAGATGTTTGGCAGCTGGAGACATCAGCCTGCGGTTGTGGAGCAGTGGAGTCGAGTTGCTGCAGCATTAACCTCCAG GCTGCTTCCTCAGAGGTTTGGGCCATCCTATCCTCATTTTGAAGTTCCAGATGAAGATGCTGCTCTGGTTCCTGCAGACATGGAGGACGAACGTGTCTCTCACACCTGGTTCCAGGTCCTACACCTGTTCAG GAACCCAGCGGACCTGACTTGCTCAGTAGCTGGTTCCTCTGCGACCTCCTCCCAGGATATGTTTGAGCGAGAAAACGCTCACCTGCCAGGGATCTTCTTCAGAGCCATGAGAGCAGTCAGCGAACTGGTCAACGCCTTCCTCGGTACTGCACCTGTACCAGAACTAGAACTCACGCAGAATTCAGCTTggtatg GTGTGACTGTAAGGAGCTCAGAGCAAATGGACCACCTGCTGCCAAACACAG GACTCACCGCAAGAACTCATTTCAGACACAGACTACCTTCTCTAG GTTTCTCTGTGAGCAGAGGTCCGTTCAGAGACCGTCTCCCTCCATATG GGTTCTCACGGCCTCGTTCTGGTAGTGCCCCGCCCACACCTGTAAACTTTCCTAGTGGGCCTGATGCCTCTCCCTCTAAAAGCTCCTCACCACCACAAAAACGACAGCTGGCAGAGCATGTGTCCAAATTTTCCTCG ATATCTTCAACCCCTCATCACTGGAAGTcttcctcccctcccccccGTTCCTCCCCCCGACTCGCAGCCCACCCTCTCAGGTGTAACGTGGATTCCCTCCTGCACCTGTTTGGCACCTGGCTGTTTGATGCTGCTTTCAGAACTTCAGACTCTGATCTGCCCT GTAAGCGCACTGATGCCACTGTGACGTCAGAGCAATGGGCAGCAGGGAGAGCAGAGGCCTGTGGGACTCTCTGCAGGATTTTCACCTGCAAGAAGACAGCAGAAAGCATTCAGTCTGTCTACCTGTCCAG GTTCTACCTGGTTCTCCTGCAGAGCCTCCAGGACGCATGTCCTCCTGTTGTGGTCTCTGTCCTGCTGAACTCCACCTGTCTGTTCTGCTGTGACCTGAGAGGAGTCAACCTGCTGCTGCCGTCCTTCCTCTCCGTCCTGGAGATGGTTCTGCTTGACAG GGATCTGGTCCAGTTTAAGGGTCTGGTCAGTCCTGTGGATCTGAGGCGCTCCTCTATCTTCATTCTGCTCTCTCTGATGCCCCTCCCTCTGCAGCTTGGACCTGTCCAATTACAGGTAGCTCCTCCAGCCAGTAACCATGGTAGCATAAGAGCAGGTCTGACCATCACATCAACATCACCTGTGGTTCTGCAGGACTCTGGGGGCAAGATGACCTCAGATGTCAAAGCAGGCAACTTCCTGTCTTATAAGCCCCGCCTCCTCAGCCTTCTGATTGGATCTCTGCAGACTGAGATGGACACATACAACGTCCAACTGCTGCTGG CGGCCGTGTTGAATGAAGTCCATGACTCGGCTGCAGCAGAGGCTTCTCATACCTCATCTGGACCTGCTCAG GAAGCTGGGAACCAGTACGGAGCAGCCAgtggaaccagcagaaccaggccaCCAA CTAACAGAACAGAAGCAGCCGTCCTTTGGGTTCATGGCGTCCGTCTCATGACTCAGCGACTCACGTCCCACTGGAGAAATGACTCAGCAGTTTGTCTGTCTGCCCTGGAGACACTGGGAGGCCTTGCtaag gtgcAGGTCCAGGTGGAGGACTCAGAGAAGCGGCGTGCCATCAGCTCTGTCTGCACCTACATTGTGTTCCAGTGCAGTCGTCCTCCTCCACTTCACTCCAGGGACCTGCACTCCATCATggttgcagctttctgctgcCTGAACATCTGGCTGAGCCACCacccggttctgctgcagcagcag GGGTGTTTGTTGGAGGTTCTGGAGATCGTGGAGTTGGGCATCTCAGGCAGCAAGTCCCGGCAGGACCAGAGAGTGGCATGGAAGGAGAATAAAGAGctgaaccccgcctctctgaGGGTGAAGGAGGCGGCTGAGGCAACGCTGAGCTG TATCATGCAGGTTTCAGGAGCATGCACATATCTAGATGGGTCCCTCAGAGAGGACACTCTGCTATTGAATGACAGCAGCCTGAAGAAGTCCAGATATTTTGTGCTGGAGGGTTCTGTGATCCTGGCCATGTTGGAACCAAAACCTGGACCTGATCAGG ATCCAAGTCCATCTCTGCTGGTGGTCTTTAGAGGACCATCAGGACATCACAGCTGGTCTCtacagctccacctgctgcccaGAGATGGCCGACCCATACAG ACCCAGGAGACCCAGAGGACCCAGGAGACCCAGAGGACCCAGGAGACCCAGAGGACCCAGAGGACCCAGAGGACCCAGGAGACTCAGAGGACTCGGATCACAGAACCGCAGCCTCCAACCGCAGACGATGTCGGACGGAAATGTGCCATCAACCAACAGCTGGCTCCTGAAAACATGGAGAGAGTTCCTTCTGTCGCTGCAGATCAGAGTATTCCCCCTCTGAACCACACGGGAACTGTTGAG CAGGTGTTGGAGCGTCTGAGAGCAACCTTGAAAATTCAGGAGCACATTGAAGCTCAGCCTCAGCTGAGCGGCCATTCAATCGCTATGGCAACCTGCAGACCACCTCCTCCAATCAGCTCTTTCCAGGTGACGAGAGTCTTCTTATCCCACCTGGGTTTGCTGACTCCTGAGAGTGTGAAG GATCCAGGTATCAACAGCGTCCAGCCGGCACTCTTGTCTCTGGACTCGTCTCTTCCAGGTTTCTCAGACAACCTGAGACGTTTGGACCAGCTTCCGTCCAGAAACAGGGATTGTGCCTTTGTCTTCTACATGAGAGCCGGACAGAGGAAACCCAGAGAG ATCCTTGGGAACGTGGAGAAGCAGACCAGTGTCAGTGGTCGTTTCCTAGATTTTCTGTCTTCTCTTGGTTGGCCTGAAGAGGTGGGGCGACTGCAGGTGGGCAGAGCCGGTCGTTCAG AGTTCCCGGCGGTTTTGGGTGACAGTGGAGGCAGCGTGTTTGATGGGCGGAGGTTCatcctgaagtttgcagacgctTTGACATGGATCACCTTCATCGTTCCTTCATTGCACACCTACA CAGCTGATTGGTTGAGGAGTTCTGAGGAGGTGGGGCAAGCCACTGTTTCATCATCAAACCACAGATGTTCTGAG ACCCGTCCATCAGAAGACATCAGGTCCTGTCATGGTGTGGCATCATTTTTCAGCTCTGACTCAAAGCTGCTGATTGTTTGGGTCGAAAGCTTCGAGGACATTG AGAAGTTTCCTCTGACCGATCTGCTGTTGGAGACGAGAGCGCAGACCGAGACGAG TTCCTCCAACATCCAAGTCATCTTCATCCATCCTTTGAAAACGGGACTCTACAGGATCTGTCTCCATGGAACCACCTCCACCAAGCTGGGACTGGTTAACCCGTTGGTGGATGGCATGGTGACCAGCAGGAGGTCTCTGG GGTTCCTGGTCACAGAGATGGTCTCTAACTGCTCTCACCGCTGGCGGCTGGAGAGTGACTCCGCCCCTCCGCCTCATGTCAGAAGGAAACACCTGATCAATGACATCATCCTTGGTTACAAAAGTTGCTGCTCTGAACCCGCCTTCTACTCTGCCCTGTTCCATCTTTAA
- the LOC105917794 gene encoding ral GTPase-activating protein subunit beta isoform X8, whose amino-acid sequence MDQSLKDYVSVLSCFPPSVGRDVAVAVVKPLAAGLGNPSTRSLLRTDRQVKWTMEVLCYGLTLPLDRDTVRLCVDVYTDWMMALVSQRSSTPLPISRDPNLYTQRIVRHLYSLFLPRSDQVSPVHRSLCQQVLCSVQSLARESSVMSRETWETLLHFLLRINHTVLTPPTPSEGISDLSVAVLLEVWLLACSRCFPSRSLWQTFRQMFGSWRHQPAVVEQWSRVAAALTSRLLPQRFGPSYPHFEVPDEDAALVPADMEDERVSHTWFQVLHLFRNPADLTCSVAGSSATSSQDMFERENAHLPGIFFRAMRAVSELVNAFLGVTVRSSEQMDHLLPNTGLTARTHFRHRLPSLGFSVSRGPFRDRLPPYGFSRPRSGSAPPTPVNFPSGPDASPSKSSSPPQKRQLAEHVSKFSSISSTPHHWKSSSPPPRSSPRLAAHPLRCNVDSLLHLFGTWLFDAAFRTSDSDLPSGKRTDATVTSEQWAAGRAEACGTLCRIFTCKKTAESIQSVYLSRFYLVLLQSLQDACPPVVVSVLLNSTCLFCCDLRGVNLLLPSFLSVLEMVLLDRDLVQFKGLVSPVDLRRSSIFILLSLMPLPLQLGPVQLQDSGGKMTSDVKAGNFLSYKPRLLSLLIGSLQTEMDTYNVQLLLAAVLNEVHDSAAAEASHTSSGPAQEAGNQYGAASGTSRTRPPTNRTEAAVLWVHGVRLMTQRLTSHWRNDSAVCLSALETLGGLAKVQVQVEDSEKRRAISSVCTYIVFQCSRPPPLHSRDLHSIMVAAFCCLNIWLSHHPVLLQQQGCLLEVLEIVELGISGSKSRQDQRVAWKENKELNPASLRVKEAAEATLSCIMQVSGACTYLDGSLREDTLLLNDSSLKKSRYFVLEGSVILAMLEPKPGPDQDPSPSLLVVFRGPSGHHSWSLQLHLLPRDGRPIQTQETQRTQETQRTQETQRTQRTQRTQETQRTRITEPQPPTADDVGRKCAINQQLAPENMERVPSVAADQSIPPLNHTGTVEQVLERLRATLKIQEHIEAQPQLSGHSIAMATCRPPPPISSFQVTRVFLSHLGLLTPESVKDPGINSVQPALLSLDSSLPGFSDNLRRLDQLPSRNRDCAFVFYMRAGQRKPREILGNVEKQTSVSGRFLDFLSSLGWPEEVGRLQVGRAGRSEFPAVLGDSGGSVFDGRRFILKFADALTWITFIVPSLHTYTDWLRSSEEVGQATVSSSNHRCSETRPSEDIRSCHGVASFFSSDSKLLIVWVESFEDIEKFPLTDLLLETRAQTETSSSNIQVIFIHPLKTGLYRICLHGTTSTKLGLVNPLVDGMVTSRRSLGFLVTEMVSNCSHRWRLESDSAPPPHVRRKHLINDIILGYKSCCSEPAFYSALFHL is encoded by the exons GTGAAGTGGACCATGGAGGTCCTGTGTTACGGTCTCACGCTGCCATTGGACAGAGACACTGTCAGACTCTGTGTGGACGTTTACACTGATTGGATGATGGCACTGGTGTCCCAGCGAAGCTCCACCCCTCTACCTATCAGCAGAGATCCCAACCTGTACACCCAGAGGATCGTTCGACATCTCTACAGCCTCTTCCTGCCCAG GTCAGACCAGGTGAGTCCGGTCCACCGGTCTCTCTGCCAGCAGGTGctgtgttctgttcagtctcTGGCCAGAGAGAGTTCAGTGATGAGCAGAGAAACCTGGGAGACTCTGCTGCACTTCTTGCTGCGCATCAACCACACCGTGCTGACTCCGCCCACTCCTTCAG AAGGCATATCGGACCTGTCCGTGGCCGTCCTCCTGGAGGTGTGGCTGCTGGCGTGTTCTCGCTGTTTTCCATCCCGCTCTCTGTGGCAGACGTTCAGACAGATGTTTGGCAGCTGGAGACATCAGCCTGCGGTTGTGGAGCAGTGGAGTCGAGTTGCTGCAGCATTAACCTCCAG GCTGCTTCCTCAGAGGTTTGGGCCATCCTATCCTCATTTTGAAGTTCCAGATGAAGATGCTGCTCTGGTTCCTGCAGACATGGAGGACGAACGTGTCTCTCACACCTGGTTCCAGGTCCTACACCTGTTCAG GAACCCAGCGGACCTGACTTGCTCAGTAGCTGGTTCCTCTGCGACCTCCTCCCAGGATATGTTTGAGCGAGAAAACGCTCACCTGCCAGGGATCTTCTTCAGAGCCATGAGAGCAGTCAGCGAACTGGTCAACGCCTTCCTCG GTGTGACTGTAAGGAGCTCAGAGCAAATGGACCACCTGCTGCCAAACACAG GACTCACCGCAAGAACTCATTTCAGACACAGACTACCTTCTCTAG GTTTCTCTGTGAGCAGAGGTCCGTTCAGAGACCGTCTCCCTCCATATG GGTTCTCACGGCCTCGTTCTGGTAGTGCCCCGCCCACACCTGTAAACTTTCCTAGTGGGCCTGATGCCTCTCCCTCTAAAAGCTCCTCACCACCACAAAAACGACAGCTGGCAGAGCATGTGTCCAAATTTTCCTCG ATATCTTCAACCCCTCATCACTGGAAGTcttcctcccctcccccccGTTCCTCCCCCCGACTCGCAGCCCACCCTCTCAGGTGTAACGTGGATTCCCTCCTGCACCTGTTTGGCACCTGGCTGTTTGATGCTGCTTTCAGAACTTCAGACTCTGATCTGCCCT CAGGTAAGCGCACTGATGCCACTGTGACGTCAGAGCAATGGGCAGCAGGGAGAGCAGAGGCCTGTGGGACTCTCTGCAGGATTTTCACCTGCAAGAAGACAGCAGAAAGCATTCAGTCTGTCTACCTGTCCAG GTTCTACCTGGTTCTCCTGCAGAGCCTCCAGGACGCATGTCCTCCTGTTGTGGTCTCTGTCCTGCTGAACTCCACCTGTCTGTTCTGCTGTGACCTGAGAGGAGTCAACCTGCTGCTGCCGTCCTTCCTCTCCGTCCTGGAGATGGTTCTGCTTGACAG GGATCTGGTCCAGTTTAAGGGTCTGGTCAGTCCTGTGGATCTGAGGCGCTCCTCTATCTTCATTCTGCTCTCTCTGATGCCCCTCCCTCTGCAGCTTGGACCTGTCCAATTACAG GACTCTGGGGGCAAGATGACCTCAGATGTCAAAGCAGGCAACTTCCTGTCTTATAAGCCCCGCCTCCTCAGCCTTCTGATTGGATCTCTGCAGACTGAGATGGACACATACAACGTCCAACTGCTGCTGG CGGCCGTGTTGAATGAAGTCCATGACTCGGCTGCAGCAGAGGCTTCTCATACCTCATCTGGACCTGCTCAG GAAGCTGGGAACCAGTACGGAGCAGCCAgtggaaccagcagaaccaggccaCCAA CTAACAGAACAGAAGCAGCCGTCCTTTGGGTTCATGGCGTCCGTCTCATGACTCAGCGACTCACGTCCCACTGGAGAAATGACTCAGCAGTTTGTCTGTCTGCCCTGGAGACACTGGGAGGCCTTGCtaag gtgcAGGTCCAGGTGGAGGACTCAGAGAAGCGGCGTGCCATCAGCTCTGTCTGCACCTACATTGTGTTCCAGTGCAGTCGTCCTCCTCCACTTCACTCCAGGGACCTGCACTCCATCATggttgcagctttctgctgcCTGAACATCTGGCTGAGCCACCacccggttctgctgcagcagcag GGGTGTTTGTTGGAGGTTCTGGAGATCGTGGAGTTGGGCATCTCAGGCAGCAAGTCCCGGCAGGACCAGAGAGTGGCATGGAAGGAGAATAAAGAGctgaaccccgcctctctgaGGGTGAAGGAGGCGGCTGAGGCAACGCTGAGCTG TATCATGCAGGTTTCAGGAGCATGCACATATCTAGATGGGTCCCTCAGAGAGGACACTCTGCTATTGAATGACAGCAGCCTGAAGAAGTCCAGATATTTTGTGCTGGAGGGTTCTGTGATCCTGGCCATGTTGGAACCAAAACCTGGACCTGATCAGG ATCCAAGTCCATCTCTGCTGGTGGTCTTTAGAGGACCATCAGGACATCACAGCTGGTCTCtacagctccacctgctgcccaGAGATGGCCGACCCATACAG ACCCAGGAGACCCAGAGGACCCAGGAGACCCAGAGGACCCAGGAGACCCAGAGGACCCAGAGGACCCAGAGGACCCAGGAGACTCAGAGGACTCGGATCACAGAACCGCAGCCTCCAACCGCAGACGATGTCGGACGGAAATGTGCCATCAACCAACAGCTGGCTCCTGAAAACATGGAGAGAGTTCCTTCTGTCGCTGCAGATCAGAGTATTCCCCCTCTGAACCACACGGGAACTGTTGAG CAGGTGTTGGAGCGTCTGAGAGCAACCTTGAAAATTCAGGAGCACATTGAAGCTCAGCCTCAGCTGAGCGGCCATTCAATCGCTATGGCAACCTGCAGACCACCTCCTCCAATCAGCTCTTTCCAGGTGACGAGAGTCTTCTTATCCCACCTGGGTTTGCTGACTCCTGAGAGTGTGAAG GATCCAGGTATCAACAGCGTCCAGCCGGCACTCTTGTCTCTGGACTCGTCTCTTCCAGGTTTCTCAGACAACCTGAGACGTTTGGACCAGCTTCCGTCCAGAAACAGGGATTGTGCCTTTGTCTTCTACATGAGAGCCGGACAGAGGAAACCCAGAGAG ATCCTTGGGAACGTGGAGAAGCAGACCAGTGTCAGTGGTCGTTTCCTAGATTTTCTGTCTTCTCTTGGTTGGCCTGAAGAGGTGGGGCGACTGCAGGTGGGCAGAGCCGGTCGTTCAG AGTTCCCGGCGGTTTTGGGTGACAGTGGAGGCAGCGTGTTTGATGGGCGGAGGTTCatcctgaagtttgcagacgctTTGACATGGATCACCTTCATCGTTCCTTCATTGCACACCTACA CTGATTGGTTGAGGAGTTCTGAGGAGGTGGGGCAAGCCACTGTTTCATCATCAAACCACAGATGTTCTGAG ACCCGTCCATCAGAAGACATCAGGTCCTGTCATGGTGTGGCATCATTTTTCAGCTCTGACTCAAAGCTGCTGATTGTTTGGGTCGAAAGCTTCGAGGACATTG AGAAGTTTCCTCTGACCGATCTGCTGTTGGAGACGAGAGCGCAGACCGAGACGAG TTCCTCCAACATCCAAGTCATCTTCATCCATCCTTTGAAAACGGGACTCTACAGGATCTGTCTCCATGGAACCACCTCCACCAAGCTGGGACTGGTTAACCCGTTGGTGGATGGCATGGTGACCAGCAGGAGGTCTCTGG GGTTCCTGGTCACAGAGATGGTCTCTAACTGCTCTCACCGCTGGCGGCTGGAGAGTGACTCCGCCCCTCCGCCTCATGTCAGAAGGAAACACCTGATCAATGACATCATCCTTGGTTACAAAAGTTGCTGCTCTGAACCCGCCTTCTACTCTGCCCTGTTCCATCTTTAA